Proteins from a genomic interval of Zingiber officinale cultivar Zhangliang chromosome 1B, Zo_v1.1, whole genome shotgun sequence:
- the LOC121976484 gene encoding nuclear transcription factor Y subunit B-3-like, producing the protein MSEVPASPTGGAGGGGSHESGGDQSPRSSVREQDRFLPIANISRIMKKALPANAKIAKDAKEIIQECVSEFISFVTSEASDKCQREKRKTINGDDLLWAMATLGFEDYIEPLKLYLQKYREMEGDSKVSAKGGDNSVKQDTTSSHGGVQPGSVSQGIGHQGSFTQGMGYLQPQ; encoded by the exons ATGTCGGAAGTCCCGGCAAGTCCTACCGGCGGGGCCGGTGGTGGCGGTAGTCACGAGAGCGGCGGCGACCAGAGCCCCCGATCCAGCGTCCGGGAGCAGGACCGCTTTCTCCCCATCGCTAACATCAGCAGGATCATGAAAAAGGCGCTTCCTGCCAACGCCAAGATCGCCAAGGACGCCAAGGAGATCATCCAGGAGTGCGTCTCTGAATTCATCAGCTTCGTCACCAGCGA GGCTAGTGACAAATGCCAGAGGGAGAAAAGGAAGACCATTAATGGCGACGATCTGCTCTGGGCGATGGCCACGCTGGGATTCGAGGATTATATTGAGCCACTGAAATTGTATTTGCAGAAGTACAGAGAG ATGGAG GGTGACAGTAAGGTGTCTGCCAAAGGTGGAGACAACTCTGTTAAGCAAGATACAACGAGTTCTCACGGTGGAGTTCAGCCTGGTTCAGTCTCTCAAGGG ATAGGTCATCAAGGATCTTTTACACAAGGCATGGGCTATTTGCAACCTCAG
- the LOC121994301 gene encoding uncharacterized protein LOC121994301, giving the protein MQLSRGRKKWPGLFVVVQIPSRYMYRWFQVVSKSIFSLVMDVRGRVRFFTVLVFLVSVHVHGCGNAEARTLPSGKEERNIRVLESLGMSCRCCDGARGECRSDWESPCAKLECHPFKYL; this is encoded by the exons ATGCAGCTGTCGAGGGGGCGGAAAAAGTGGCCAGGTTTATTTGTCGTCGTCCAAATACCCAGTCGCTATATGTATCGCTGGTTTCAGGTTGTGTCCAAATCGATTTTCTCCCTAGTGATGGATGTTCGGGGAAGGGTTCGGTTCTTCACTGTGCTGGTGTTTCTGGTTTCCGTCCATGTCCATGGCTGCGGGAACGCAGAGGCGAGGACACTGCCGTCGGGAAAGGAAGAAA GGAATATCAGAGTGTTGGAATCGCTGGGAATGTCGTGCAGGTGCTGCGACGGGGCGAGAGGTGAATGCCGGAGCGATTGGGAATCGCCTTGTGCCAAACTAGAGTGCCATCCTTTCAAATACTTGTGA
- the LOC121976495 gene encoding serine/threonine-protein kinase ATG1c-like isoform X1: protein MGSTSEGRGFPRFGRVVGDYMIGQQIGSGAFSTVWRARHRVRGTEVAVKEIAMDRLSKKLQENLLSEVFILRRINHPNIIALYDFIQTSGRIYLVLEYCKGGDLSVFIQNHGRIPENIAKHFMKQLASGLQVLRDNNVIHRDLKPQNLLLSTYEENSVLKIADFGFARSLAPRGLAETLCGSPLYMAPEVMQFQKYDAKADLWSVGIILYQLVTGRTPFTGNSQIQLLQNILKTNEFCFPLDCNLSGECVDLCQKLLRRNAVERLTFEEFFNHQFLSEQPTIDTARIKSEIRDDITLECSQKRLSGEISHDDSLPFPLDEETNVQETSIPDPQNTGSVRRTTGFTIGSEHKNLSCSPLKDVAVPSRCRGQTHDFSMSPPRIAKEQKPSNYSNDSAVVDSLEFVDQDYVIVPRPPLDMSPNSVSPSPSNSPRKSENSPVAPSKVNGLSAPVPIIGAAGGNSHAIGTPGSGSASLTSQGSMDVIDAIEQPLGHSMVRIRSLQQFASVITDIVKEKIANGQQHEAFSVQLLVLAIWKQTLHICHAEASSTPDVSPFRELKSLKTCISNTAEYLNCIDSQVSNSVCSEIERNFLLGVEYAEELALDIKQKTVPTELPDAIEIIFQSALTLGRQGGVDEMMGNMERASCQYSKAVSLLCFLLVEAPTLALSPPFSPTNSDRYRLRTYIDVLHNRRGQSSFQRKGDDRGSP, encoded by the exons ATGGGCAGCACCAGCGAAGGCCGCGGCTTCCCGAGATTCGGCCGCGTCGTCGGCGACTACATGATCGGGCAGCAGATCGGGTCGGGTGCCTTCTCCACCGTTTGGCGAGCGCGGCACCGAGTGCGGGGGACGGAGGTGGCCGTCAAAGAGATTGCCATGGATCGACTCTCCAAGAAGCTGCAGGAAAACCTCCTctccgaggtctttatcctccgGCGAATCAACCACCCCAACATCATCGCCCTCTATGACTTCATCCAG ACATCTGGAAGGATCTATCTTGTATTGGAGTACTGCAAAGGTGGTGATTTATCCGTATTCATTCAGAACCATGGGAGAATTCCAGAAAATATTGCAAAGCATTTTATGAAACAGCTAG CTTCTGGTTTGCAGGTGCTACGTGACAACAATGTTATCCATCGGGACTTAAAGCCGCAg AATCTTCTCCTCTCAACATATGAagaaaattctgtcttgaaaatagCTGACTTTGGCTTTGCAAG ATCTCTAGCACCTCGTGGCCTTGCTGAGACTCTTTGCGGTTCTCCTCTTTACATGGCTCCAGAAGTAATGCAGTTTCAGAAGTATGATGCAAAG GCAGATCTTTGGAGTGTTGGCATTATTCTCTACCAACTTGTGACTGGAAGAACACCTTTTACTGGGAATAGTCAAATACAG TTGCTTCAGAATATACTCAAAACAAATGAGTTCTGTTTCCCTTTGGACTGTAATTTGAGTGGTGAATGTGTTGATTTGTGCCAAAAATTGTTGCGCCGAAATGCGG TTGAACGATTgacatttgaggagttcttcaATCATCAATTTCTTTCGGAGCAACCAACCATTGACACAGCAAG GATTAAATCTGAAATAAGAGATGACATTACACTTGAATGTAGTCAAAAGAGGTTATCAGGAGAAATTTCACATGATGACAGTCTGCCTTTCCCTTTAGATGAGGAAACTAATGTGCAGGAAACAAGTATTCCTGATCCCCAGAACACGGGTTCAGTGAGACGTACTACTGGGTTTACTATTGGTTCCGAACATAAAAATCTATCTTGTAGTCCATTAAAAGATGTTGCTGTTCCTTCCAGATGTAGGGGTCAGACACATGATTTTAGCATGTCTCCTCCACGAATTGCTAAAGAACAGAAGCCTTCTAATTACTCCAATG ATTCTGCAGTTGTGGATTCCTTGGAATTTGTTGATCAAGATTACGTGATTGTTCCTAGACCCCCGTTGGATATGTCACCCAATTCAGTAAGCCCCAGTCCAAGCAATTCACCTCGCAAATCAGAAAATTCACCCGTTGCACCTTCTAAAGTTAATGGACTAAGTGCACCAGTGCCAATAATTGGTGCAGCAGGTGGTAATAGCCATGCCATTGGAACCCCGGGAAGTGGTTCTGCATCATTAACTTCACAGGGTTCCATGGACGTGATTGATGCTATAGAGCAGCCATTGGGTCATTCCATGGTGAGGATTAGATCATTGCAGCAGTTTGCATCTGTCATAACAGACATTGTTAAAGAAAAg ATTGCAAATGGTCAACAACATGAAGCATTCTCAGTCCAGCTATTGGTTCTTGCTATCTGGAAGCAAACACTGCACATTTGCCATGCAGAGGCTTCATCCACACCAGATGTCAGTCCATTTCGAGAACTAAAAAGCCTAAAGACCTGCATTTCCAACACTGCTGAATATTTGAATTGCATAGACTCTCAAGTGTCAAATTCAGTTTGTTCTGAGATCGAGAGGAATTTCCTCCTTGGCGTTGAGTATGCCGAAGAACTTGCCTTAGACATCAAACAGAAGACTG TACCTACTGAACTGCCGGATGCAATTGAGATAATATTCCAATCGGCCCTTACATTGGGCAGACAGGGTGGT GTTGATGAGATGATGGGGAACATGGAGAGGGCATCATGTCAGTATTCAAAAGCAGTAAGCTTGTTGTGTTTTCTTCTAGTGGAAGCTCCAACTCTAGCGCTCAGCCCACCGTTTTCGCCCACCAATTCAGACCGCTATCGTCTACGTACGTACATCGATGTGCTCCACAATAGACGAGGCCAGTCCTCGTTCCAAAGGAAGGGTGATGATCGAGGAAGTCCTTAA
- the LOC121976495 gene encoding serine/threonine-protein kinase ATG1c-like isoform X2, with translation MGSTSEGRGFPRFGRVVGDYMIGQQIGSGAFSTVWRARHRVRGTEVAVKEIAMDRLSKKLQENLLSEVFILRRINHPNIIALYDFIQTSGRIYLVLEYCKGGDLSVFIQNHGRIPENIAKHFMKQLASGLQVLRDNNVIHRDLKPQNLLLSTYEENSVLKIADFGFARSLAPRGLAETLCGSPLYMAPEVMQFQKYDAKADLWSVGIILYQLVTGRTPFTGNSQIQLLQNILKTNEFCFPLDCNLSGECVDLCQKLLRRNAVERLTFEEFFNHQFLSEQPTIDTARIKSEIRDDITLECSQKRLSGEISHDDSLPFPLDEETNVQETSIPDPQNTGSVRRTTGFTIGSEHKNLSCSPLKDVAVPSRCRGQTHDFSMSPPRIAKEQKPSNYSNVVDSLEFVDQDYVIVPRPPLDMSPNSVSPSPSNSPRKSENSPVAPSKVNGLSAPVPIIGAAGGNSHAIGTPGSGSASLTSQGSMDVIDAIEQPLGHSMVRIRSLQQFASVITDIVKEKIANGQQHEAFSVQLLVLAIWKQTLHICHAEASSTPDVSPFRELKSLKTCISNTAEYLNCIDSQVSNSVCSEIERNFLLGVEYAEELALDIKQKTVPTELPDAIEIIFQSALTLGRQGGVDEMMGNMERASCQYSKAVSLLCFLLVEAPTLALSPPFSPTNSDRYRLRTYIDVLHNRRGQSSFQRKGDDRGSP, from the exons ATGGGCAGCACCAGCGAAGGCCGCGGCTTCCCGAGATTCGGCCGCGTCGTCGGCGACTACATGATCGGGCAGCAGATCGGGTCGGGTGCCTTCTCCACCGTTTGGCGAGCGCGGCACCGAGTGCGGGGGACGGAGGTGGCCGTCAAAGAGATTGCCATGGATCGACTCTCCAAGAAGCTGCAGGAAAACCTCCTctccgaggtctttatcctccgGCGAATCAACCACCCCAACATCATCGCCCTCTATGACTTCATCCAG ACATCTGGAAGGATCTATCTTGTATTGGAGTACTGCAAAGGTGGTGATTTATCCGTATTCATTCAGAACCATGGGAGAATTCCAGAAAATATTGCAAAGCATTTTATGAAACAGCTAG CTTCTGGTTTGCAGGTGCTACGTGACAACAATGTTATCCATCGGGACTTAAAGCCGCAg AATCTTCTCCTCTCAACATATGAagaaaattctgtcttgaaaatagCTGACTTTGGCTTTGCAAG ATCTCTAGCACCTCGTGGCCTTGCTGAGACTCTTTGCGGTTCTCCTCTTTACATGGCTCCAGAAGTAATGCAGTTTCAGAAGTATGATGCAAAG GCAGATCTTTGGAGTGTTGGCATTATTCTCTACCAACTTGTGACTGGAAGAACACCTTTTACTGGGAATAGTCAAATACAG TTGCTTCAGAATATACTCAAAACAAATGAGTTCTGTTTCCCTTTGGACTGTAATTTGAGTGGTGAATGTGTTGATTTGTGCCAAAAATTGTTGCGCCGAAATGCGG TTGAACGATTgacatttgaggagttcttcaATCATCAATTTCTTTCGGAGCAACCAACCATTGACACAGCAAG GATTAAATCTGAAATAAGAGATGACATTACACTTGAATGTAGTCAAAAGAGGTTATCAGGAGAAATTTCACATGATGACAGTCTGCCTTTCCCTTTAGATGAGGAAACTAATGTGCAGGAAACAAGTATTCCTGATCCCCAGAACACGGGTTCAGTGAGACGTACTACTGGGTTTACTATTGGTTCCGAACATAAAAATCTATCTTGTAGTCCATTAAAAGATGTTGCTGTTCCTTCCAGATGTAGGGGTCAGACACATGATTTTAGCATGTCTCCTCCACGAATTGCTAAAGAACAGAAGCCTTCTAATTACTCCAATG TTGTGGATTCCTTGGAATTTGTTGATCAAGATTACGTGATTGTTCCTAGACCCCCGTTGGATATGTCACCCAATTCAGTAAGCCCCAGTCCAAGCAATTCACCTCGCAAATCAGAAAATTCACCCGTTGCACCTTCTAAAGTTAATGGACTAAGTGCACCAGTGCCAATAATTGGTGCAGCAGGTGGTAATAGCCATGCCATTGGAACCCCGGGAAGTGGTTCTGCATCATTAACTTCACAGGGTTCCATGGACGTGATTGATGCTATAGAGCAGCCATTGGGTCATTCCATGGTGAGGATTAGATCATTGCAGCAGTTTGCATCTGTCATAACAGACATTGTTAAAGAAAAg ATTGCAAATGGTCAACAACATGAAGCATTCTCAGTCCAGCTATTGGTTCTTGCTATCTGGAAGCAAACACTGCACATTTGCCATGCAGAGGCTTCATCCACACCAGATGTCAGTCCATTTCGAGAACTAAAAAGCCTAAAGACCTGCATTTCCAACACTGCTGAATATTTGAATTGCATAGACTCTCAAGTGTCAAATTCAGTTTGTTCTGAGATCGAGAGGAATTTCCTCCTTGGCGTTGAGTATGCCGAAGAACTTGCCTTAGACATCAAACAGAAGACTG TACCTACTGAACTGCCGGATGCAATTGAGATAATATTCCAATCGGCCCTTACATTGGGCAGACAGGGTGGT GTTGATGAGATGATGGGGAACATGGAGAGGGCATCATGTCAGTATTCAAAAGCAGTAAGCTTGTTGTGTTTTCTTCTAGTGGAAGCTCCAACTCTAGCGCTCAGCCCACCGTTTTCGCCCACCAATTCAGACCGCTATCGTCTACGTACGTACATCGATGTGCTCCACAATAGACGAGGCCAGTCCTCGTTCCAAAGGAAGGGTGATGATCGAGGAAGTCCTTAA
- the LOC121976495 gene encoding serine/threonine-protein kinase ATG1c-like isoform X3, with protein MGSTSEGRGFPRFGRVVGDYMIGQQIGSGAFSTVWRARHRVRGTEVAVKEIAMDRLSKKLQENLLSEVFILRRINHPNIIALYDFIQTSGRIYLVLEYCKGGDLSVFIQNHGRIPENIAKHFMKQLASGLQVLRDNNVIHRDLKPQNLLLSTYEENSVLKIADFGFARSLAPRGLAETLCGSPLYMAPEVMQFQKYDAKADLWSVGIILYQLVTGRTPFTGNSQIQLLQNILKTNEFCFPLDCNLSGECVDLCQKLLRRNAVERLTFEEFFNHQFLSEQPTIDTARIKSEIRDDITLECSQKRLSGEISHDDSLPFPLDEETNVQETSIPDPQNTGSVRRTTGFTIGSEHKNLSCSPLKDVAVPSRCRGQTHDFSMSPPRIAKEQKPSNYSNDSAVVDSLEFVDQDYVIVPRPPLDMSPNSVSPSPSNSPRKSENSPVAPSKVNGLSAPVPIIGAAGGNSHAIGTPGSGSASLTSQGSMDVIDAIEQPLGHSMVRIRSLQQFASVITDIVKEKIANGQQHEAFSVQLLVLAIWKQTLHICHAEASSTPDVSPFRELKSLKTCISNTAEYLNCIDSQVSNSVCSEIERNFLLGVEYAEELALDIKQKTVPTELPDAIEIIFQSALTLGRQGGVSKISYLWRSL; from the exons ATGGGCAGCACCAGCGAAGGCCGCGGCTTCCCGAGATTCGGCCGCGTCGTCGGCGACTACATGATCGGGCAGCAGATCGGGTCGGGTGCCTTCTCCACCGTTTGGCGAGCGCGGCACCGAGTGCGGGGGACGGAGGTGGCCGTCAAAGAGATTGCCATGGATCGACTCTCCAAGAAGCTGCAGGAAAACCTCCTctccgaggtctttatcctccgGCGAATCAACCACCCCAACATCATCGCCCTCTATGACTTCATCCAG ACATCTGGAAGGATCTATCTTGTATTGGAGTACTGCAAAGGTGGTGATTTATCCGTATTCATTCAGAACCATGGGAGAATTCCAGAAAATATTGCAAAGCATTTTATGAAACAGCTAG CTTCTGGTTTGCAGGTGCTACGTGACAACAATGTTATCCATCGGGACTTAAAGCCGCAg AATCTTCTCCTCTCAACATATGAagaaaattctgtcttgaaaatagCTGACTTTGGCTTTGCAAG ATCTCTAGCACCTCGTGGCCTTGCTGAGACTCTTTGCGGTTCTCCTCTTTACATGGCTCCAGAAGTAATGCAGTTTCAGAAGTATGATGCAAAG GCAGATCTTTGGAGTGTTGGCATTATTCTCTACCAACTTGTGACTGGAAGAACACCTTTTACTGGGAATAGTCAAATACAG TTGCTTCAGAATATACTCAAAACAAATGAGTTCTGTTTCCCTTTGGACTGTAATTTGAGTGGTGAATGTGTTGATTTGTGCCAAAAATTGTTGCGCCGAAATGCGG TTGAACGATTgacatttgaggagttcttcaATCATCAATTTCTTTCGGAGCAACCAACCATTGACACAGCAAG GATTAAATCTGAAATAAGAGATGACATTACACTTGAATGTAGTCAAAAGAGGTTATCAGGAGAAATTTCACATGATGACAGTCTGCCTTTCCCTTTAGATGAGGAAACTAATGTGCAGGAAACAAGTATTCCTGATCCCCAGAACACGGGTTCAGTGAGACGTACTACTGGGTTTACTATTGGTTCCGAACATAAAAATCTATCTTGTAGTCCATTAAAAGATGTTGCTGTTCCTTCCAGATGTAGGGGTCAGACACATGATTTTAGCATGTCTCCTCCACGAATTGCTAAAGAACAGAAGCCTTCTAATTACTCCAATG ATTCTGCAGTTGTGGATTCCTTGGAATTTGTTGATCAAGATTACGTGATTGTTCCTAGACCCCCGTTGGATATGTCACCCAATTCAGTAAGCCCCAGTCCAAGCAATTCACCTCGCAAATCAGAAAATTCACCCGTTGCACCTTCTAAAGTTAATGGACTAAGTGCACCAGTGCCAATAATTGGTGCAGCAGGTGGTAATAGCCATGCCATTGGAACCCCGGGAAGTGGTTCTGCATCATTAACTTCACAGGGTTCCATGGACGTGATTGATGCTATAGAGCAGCCATTGGGTCATTCCATGGTGAGGATTAGATCATTGCAGCAGTTTGCATCTGTCATAACAGACATTGTTAAAGAAAAg ATTGCAAATGGTCAACAACATGAAGCATTCTCAGTCCAGCTATTGGTTCTTGCTATCTGGAAGCAAACACTGCACATTTGCCATGCAGAGGCTTCATCCACACCAGATGTCAGTCCATTTCGAGAACTAAAAAGCCTAAAGACCTGCATTTCCAACACTGCTGAATATTTGAATTGCATAGACTCTCAAGTGTCAAATTCAGTTTGTTCTGAGATCGAGAGGAATTTCCTCCTTGGCGTTGAGTATGCCGAAGAACTTGCCTTAGACATCAAACAGAAGACTG TACCTACTGAACTGCCGGATGCAATTGAGATAATATTCCAATCGGCCCTTACATTGGGCAGACAGGGTGGTGTAAGTAAAATATCTTACCTCTGGCGATCTCTCTAA
- the LOC121976515 gene encoding transcription termination/antitermination protein NusG has product MIGGLLLPSASHPPPFVLPSPTAKFSRFDLAARKSVVVSSASASGGSELTARERRQLKNEKRESRAGGVGWREEVEERLLHKSKSKRKPASWTEELNLDHLARLGPQWWVIRVARVNGHETADRLARRLSRSYPSLEFKVYFPAVRLKRKSKIGSESVKLKPLFPGCVFLNCILNKEIHDFIREVDGVGGFVGSKVGNTKRQINKPKPVPQEEMEAIFEKAKEEQDNADKESKDEQDLTVDNDSGGNTESAVNTKLGEPKKVEENFDNSPVGLEGPKSLSPGATVRILSGPLSEFTGCIKELNQQTGKVSVNLQLFGTATTVDLEVDQLVLEAS; this is encoded by the exons ATGATTGGGGGCCTGCTGCTTCCGAGCGCCTCCCATCCTCCGCCATTTGTCCTTCCGTCCCCGACCGCCAAATTTTCTCGCTTTGATCTCGCCGCGCGGAAATCGGTCGTAGTCTCGTCGGCGTCAGCCTCCGGGGGCAGCGAGCTGACCGCTCGGGAGAGGCGGCAGCTGAAGAACGAAAAGAGGGAGAGCAGGGCCGGCGGCGTCGGCTGgcgggaggaggtggaggagcggCTTCTACACAAATCCAAAAGCAAGCGGAAACCTGCCTCCTGGACTGAGGAGCTCAACCTCGACCACCTCGCCCGCCTCGGCCCCCAGTGGTGGGTGATCCGTGTCGCTCGCGTCAATGGGCACGAGACCGCGGACCGCCTCGCGCGCCGGCTCTCCAGGAGCTACCCCTCGTTGGAGTTCAAG GTTTATTTTCCAGCTGTCCGACTGAAAAGGAAAAGTAAAATTGGATCTGAATCTGTGAAACTCAAACCCCTTTTTCCTGGTTGTGTCTTCCTGAATTGTATTTTGAACAAGGAGATCCATGACTTCATTAGAGAAGTTGATGGTGTTGGTGGCTTTGTGGGATCCAAAGTTGGAAACAC CAAGCGGCAGATAAACAAGCCGAAACCTGTTCCACAAGAAGAAATGGAGGCTATATTTGAAAAAGCTAAAGAGGAGCAGGATAATGCTGATAAAGAATCGAAAGATGAACAAGATCTCACCGTAGACAATGATTCTGGAGGCAATACAGAATCTGCTGTGAACACTAAGCTTGGCGAGCCGAAGAAAGTCGAAGAGAACTTCGATAATAGTCCGGTGGGTTTAGAGGGTCCCAAATCTCTTTCTCCTGGTGCAACTGTTCGCATTCTGTCTGGACCTTTGTCTGAATTCACTGGCTGCATCAAGGAGCTGAATCAGCAAACTGGAAAG GTTTCTGTGAACTTGCAGTTGTTTGGCACAGCCACCACTGTGGATTTGGAGGTCGATCAACTCGTTTTAGAAGCCTCATGA
- the LOC122041656 gene encoding uncharacterized protein LOC122041656 produces MASLSMALAGSAGARMFAATAAAKGAGSGGAGGEKGLFDWILGGLQKEDQLVETDPILKKVAEKATSTTATGSRKSSGTTSVAVPKKKFGGFGGLFAKN; encoded by the coding sequence ATGGCATCCCTGAGCATGGCGTTGGCCGGATCAGCCGGCGCGAGAATGTTCGCTGCGACGGCGGCAGCCAAAGGAGCTGGGAGCGGCGGCGCCGGGGGGGAGAAAGGGCTGTTTGACTGGATTCTGGGAGGCCTACAGAAGGAGGACCAGCTGGTGGAGACCGACCCCATCCTCAAGAAGGTCGCGGAGAAGGCAACCTCCACCACCGCCACCGGCTCCAGGAAATCCTCCGGCACCACCTCCGTCGCCGTCCCCAAGAAGAAGTTCGGCGGCTTCGGAGGTCTGTTCGCTAAGAACTGA